A genomic region of Desulfobacterales bacterium contains the following coding sequences:
- a CDS encoding polysaccharide biosynthesis tyrosine autokinase, with the protein MNREKTLDTAGGAPANNSGSTAQVILEPGKLQENRCVCISSDSVEVEIYKLLRTQILQRTREKGWNTIMITSALPDEGKTLTAINLALTFAKEFAQTVLLVDCDLKRQDIHKRLGVDSPKGLIDYLVDEVPISELLIRPDIEDLTFISGGRTIQESTELIGSPKMKDLIVEMKNRYKDRYIFFETPPVLYGADAVAFAPLVDGILFVVQAGRTSIQNVKKALALLPEEKFLGFVLNRTKITKQEYAIYRDYYQ; encoded by the coding sequence ATGAACCGAGAAAAAACGCTCGACACGGCCGGGGGAGCGCCGGCCAACAATTCCGGATCAACCGCCCAGGTCATCCTTGAGCCCGGGAAGTTGCAGGAAAACCGCTGCGTGTGTATCTCCTCCGACTCGGTCGAGGTTGAGATCTACAAGCTCCTGCGGACCCAGATCCTGCAGCGGACCAGGGAAAAGGGCTGGAATACGATAATGATTACCAGCGCCCTGCCGGACGAAGGAAAGACCCTCACCGCAATCAACCTGGCCCTCACCTTTGCCAAGGAATTCGCCCAGACCGTGCTCCTGGTTGATTGCGACCTGAAACGACAGGACATCCATAAACGGCTGGGGGTTGACAGCCCCAAGGGGTTGATCGATTATCTGGTCGATGAGGTGCCGATCAGTGAACTTCTCATCCGGCCCGACATTGAGGACCTGACCTTTATTTCCGGGGGCCGGACCATCCAGGAGAGCACCGAACTCATCGGCTCTCCGAAGATGAAGGACCTGATCGTTGAGATGAAAAACCGCTATAAGGACCGGTACATCTTTTTCGAAACCCCGCCGGTCCTGTACGGGGCCGACGCGGTTGCCTTTGCCCCGCTGGTTGACGGAATCCTTTTTGTTGTCCAGGCCGGCCGGACCTCGATCCAGAATGTGAAAAAGGCCCTGGCCCTGCTTCCTGAGGAAAAATTCCTCGGTTTTGTACTCAATCGCACCAAGATTACAAAACAGGAATATGCCATCTACCGCGACTATTACCAATAA
- a CDS encoding serine hydrolase, with protein sequence MKAVTHSLIVLLVFCLCAPFSPRSVSAQGPPTVQKWPIISTIHKRRPPVAKTSGHKRNRAASINKSAISSTGLARKLSARSAIVIDARTGRHLFSLDPNRPGQPASTIKVLTGLIAIQQLNNRDQVPVSRRAARMPRSKVYLDPRRSYHANDLIDSVLVASANDASVALAEKMAGSEKAFAKMMTSKARQLGAFRTICKNASGLTAKGQQTTARDLATIFNKAMKNKEFAARIQRATMKGMDGTTLRNHNKALWRIDGAQGGKTGYTYAARQTYVGKFKRGQTEIVVALLGSSSMWKDISRLVEYGFAEKQRPGRAAGRKLAAAGPRRQQQHGPGIPVLADRSKIAQL encoded by the coding sequence ATGAAAGCAGTGACTCACAGCCTGATTGTTCTCCTGGTTTTCTGTCTCTGTGCCCCTTTTTCCCCGAGATCCGTCTCTGCCCAAGGCCCTCCAACAGTACAAAAATGGCCGATCATCAGCACTATTCATAAACGGCGGCCTCCTGTTGCCAAGACATCAGGGCACAAAAGGAACAGAGCGGCAAGCATCAATAAAAGCGCCATTTCTTCCACTGGACTGGCCAGAAAACTTTCAGCCCGAAGTGCGATTGTCATTGATGCCCGCACCGGTCGTCACCTGTTCTCCCTGGATCCCAACCGGCCCGGCCAGCCGGCCAGTACCATCAAGGTGCTGACCGGCCTGATCGCCATCCAGCAACTGAATAACCGGGACCAGGTTCCGGTGAGCCGCCGGGCCGCGCGGATGCCACGTTCCAAGGTCTACCTGGACCCGCGCAGATCATATCATGCCAACGATCTGATCGACTCGGTCCTCGTGGCCTCGGCCAACGACGCCAGCGTGGCCCTGGCCGAAAAAATGGCCGGCTCTGAAAAGGCATTTGCCAAAATGATGACCAGCAAGGCCCGGCAACTGGGGGCCTTCCGGACCATCTGCAAGAACGCCTCCGGGCTCACTGCCAAGGGCCAGCAGACCACGGCCCGGGACCTGGCGACAATCTTCAACAAGGCCATGAAAAACAAGGAGTTCGCGGCCCGTATCCAACGAGCCACGATGAAAGGCATGGACGGCACCACCCTGCGCAATCACAACAAGGCGCTCTGGCGGATCGACGGGGCCCAGGGCGGCAAGACCGGTTACACCTACGCGGCCCGCCAGACCTATGTGGGTAAATTCAAACGAGGGCAAACGGAAATAGTGGTTGCGCTGCTGGGCAGCAGCTCGATGTGGAAGGACATCAGCAGGTTGGTGGAGTACGGGTTTGCTGAAAAACAGCGCCCGGGCCGGGCGGCCGGCCGCAAGCTGGCGGCCGCCGGCCCCCGCCGCCAGCAGCAGCACGGCCCGGGTATTCCGGTCCTTGCGGACCGCAGCAAGATCGCCCAGCTCTGA
- a CDS encoding DUF1566 domain-containing protein, with protein sequence MFESWGGKERIRNKTERFYYFYVDNWGKRPWVCLMERGIKYARVLARIEAPQELVDQCVRNQGLSSYDQSYAIDAPLRQWLNHNVVEPGDLSQVVVLVEHGSGLVRETGLPGRAETGPDMVPVTLRSRPMKVLEADIDSLVRQGNFFDRHHNPGGDFPKFLVDNEDGETVTEMAGGLMWQRGGSDITSIRTGRNIVAELNRARFKGFNDWRLPTIDEALSLMCRDKNGQGLFLHPCFSVEQPFIFTADQRRPGGHWFVDYSNGTVFWASGFNPGGFVRVCRKAGDRGQKTEDGGRMTEDG encoded by the coding sequence GCCCTGGGTCTGCCTGATGGAACGGGGGATCAAGTATGCCCGGGTCCTGGCCCGGATCGAGGCGCCGCAGGAGTTGGTCGACCAATGCGTCCGCAATCAGGGCCTTTCATCTTATGACCAGAGTTACGCCATTGATGCCCCCTTGAGGCAATGGCTCAATCATAATGTTGTGGAGCCCGGCGATCTTTCGCAGGTGGTGGTGCTCGTTGAACACGGTTCCGGGCTGGTCCGGGAAACCGGTCTTCCCGGCAGGGCGGAGACGGGCCCGGATATGGTTCCGGTGACCCTGCGGAGCCGGCCGATGAAGGTGCTGGAAGCAGATATTGACTCCCTGGTCCGACAGGGGAATTTTTTTGACCGGCATCACAACCCGGGCGGAGATTTCCCGAAATTTCTGGTTGATAATGAAGATGGCGAGACAGTGACCGAAATGGCCGGCGGCTTGATGTGGCAGCGGGGCGGCAGCGATATCACCTCGATCCGGACCGGCCGGAACATTGTCGCCGAACTGAACCGGGCCCGTTTCAAGGGTTTCAACGACTGGCGCCTGCCCACCATTGACGAGGCCCTTTCCCTCATGTGCCGGGACAAAAACGGCCAGGGGTTGTTCCTCCACCCCTGTTTCTCGGTGGAGCAGCCCTTTATCTTCACCGCGGACCAGCGCCGGCCCGGGGGCCATTGGTTTGTCGATTACAGCAATGGCACCGTGTTCTGGGCCTCGGGCTTTAATCCCGGCGGTTTTGTCCGGGTCTGCCGGAAGGCAGGGGACAGGGGACAGAAGACAGAGGACGGAGGACGGATGACGGAGGACGGATGA
- a CDS encoding 5-formyltetrahydrofolate cyclo-ligase, whose protein sequence is MTGITEKERVRAMFLDQGPGQPQTGNWGRMAELLRKDEVYRRAGTIFVTPAHCLHQVRINSLLDNKRLLMPTPSLKNGFVLLRPGTIPFPKLGFSVTPKGMDQFGEYLGLEKLDSLNIGLLLTDAVAVDQRGNRLGNGKGFFDLAGAILAEAGGLARDAAFLAMATTGTALLPIDPWDIPLTGILDIDGIHRFPQQKKSRPRIFWDRLSMDRIRKITPLRQLHQRRA, encoded by the coding sequence ATGACAGGAATAACCGAAAAGGAACGGGTCCGGGCAATGTTCCTGGACCAGGGACCAGGTCAACCGCAAACAGGAAACTGGGGCAGAATGGCGGAGTTGCTTAGAAAAGACGAGGTCTACCGCCGGGCCGGAACCATCTTTGTCACCCCGGCCCATTGCCTGCACCAGGTCCGGATCAACAGTCTGCTGGACAACAAGCGCCTGTTGATGCCGACCCCCAGCCTGAAAAACGGTTTTGTCCTGCTGCGACCCGGCACGATCCCCTTCCCAAAACTGGGCTTTAGCGTAACCCCCAAGGGGATGGATCAATTCGGAGAGTATCTTGGGTTGGAAAAACTTGACAGCCTCAACATTGGCCTGTTGCTCACCGATGCGGTGGCAGTGGATCAAAGGGGTAACCGGCTCGGAAACGGCAAGGGTTTTTTCGATCTGGCCGGCGCCATCCTGGCCGAGGCCGGAGGGCTGGCCCGGGATGCGGCCTTCCTGGCCATGGCAACGACCGGGACCGCCTTGCTGCCGATCGATCCCTGGGACATCCCCTTGACCGGCATCCTGGATATTGATGGAATCCATCGCTTCCCGCAACAGAAAAAAAGCAGACCGCGGATCTTCTGGGACCGCCTGTCCATGGACCGGATCCGTAAAATCACCCCGCTCCGCCAGCTTCACCAGCGCCGGGCGTAG